The Candidatus Methylomirabilota bacterium genome includes a region encoding these proteins:
- a CDS encoding TAXI family TRAP transporter solute-binding subunit, whose product MDTVTLGTATPGGGFPVYGQAFAESVNEADPTLTVVTRHTKGSTENVPLLESGQLDLGLVQGEVAYEALEGIGRPRADLRILCAMYSTPGMFVVRGDSEYRTIADLTGRHVAFGARGSGLVILARYVLDGLALDQQRDFHAVFLDAAGDGPAMVLDGRVAALWGGGIGWPGFVAVARGPAGARFIVPDAEGIRRILARHAFLKPLTVPAGSYPGQSAPIASVGSWSFVMARPSLDEEIAYRLARAVHGAEAALGRRLAQARETTAANTVAAAPRPGLIHAGARRYLREIGLSPD is encoded by the coding sequence GTGGATACCGTGACCCTCGGCACCGCCACGCCCGGCGGGGGCTTTCCCGTCTATGGCCAGGCCTTCGCGGAGAGCGTCAACGAGGCCGACCCGACGCTCACCGTCGTCACCCGCCACACCAAAGGCAGCACGGAGAACGTACCGCTGCTCGAGTCCGGCCAGCTCGACCTGGGCCTCGTGCAGGGCGAGGTGGCCTACGAGGCGCTGGAAGGCATCGGTCGGCCCCGCGCCGATCTCCGCATCCTCTGTGCCATGTACTCCACGCCCGGCATGTTCGTGGTGCGTGGCGACTCCGAGTACCGCACGATCGCCGACCTCACCGGGCGCCACGTGGCCTTCGGGGCGCGGGGCTCCGGCCTCGTCATCCTCGCCCGCTATGTGCTGGACGGCCTCGCGCTGGATCAGCAGCGCGACTTTCACGCGGTGTTCCTGGACGCCGCCGGCGACGGACCCGCCATGGTGCTGGACGGCCGGGTGGCCGCGCTCTGGGGCGGCGGCATCGGCTGGCCGGGCTTCGTCGCGGTGGCCCGCGGCCCGGCGGGCGCGCGCTTCATCGTCCCCGACGCGGAGGGCATCCGCCGCATCCTCGCCCGGCACGCCTTCCTCAAGCCGCTGACCGTGCCCGCCGGCTCCTATCCGGGGCAGAGCGCGCCGATCGCGTCGGTGGGGTCGTGGAGCTTCGTCATGGCGCGTCCCTCACTCGACGAGGAGATCGCCTACCGCCTCGCGCGCGCGGTGCACGGGGCCGAGGCCGCCCTCGGCCGGCGGCTCGCGCAGGCGCGCGAGACCACCGCCGCCAACACCGTGGCGGCGGCGCCGCGGCCCGGCCTCATCCACGCCGGCGCGCGGCGCTATCTGCGCGAGATCGGGCTCTCGCCCGACTAG